One window of Acidobacteriota bacterium genomic DNA carries:
- a CDS encoding AbrB/MazE/SpoVT family DNA-binding domain-containing protein, giving the protein MVKKLTKTGNSLALVLDRPLLEATGIDADTSLEISTDGDVIVITPVRDERRAEKLRSGVEKINARYAGVFQKLAE; this is encoded by the coding sequence ATGGTCAAGAAGCTCACCAAGACCGGAAACAGCCTGGCGTTGGTTCTGGACCGCCCGCTGCTCGAGGCTACCGGCATCGACGCGGACACCAGCCTGGAAATCTCCACCGACGGTGATGTCATCGTCATCACCCCCGTCCGTGACGAGCGGCGGGCCGAGAAGCTCCGATCCGGGGTTGAGAAGATCAACGCCCGCTATGCCGGAGTCTTCCAGAAGCTCGCCGAGTGA
- a CDS encoding type II toxin-antitoxin system death-on-curing family toxin — protein MNSAAKADPVFLTLDEVLALHQDQVRRYGGLPGIREQGLLSSALGAVSATFDGQFLHQSLYEMAAAYLFHLAQNHPFIDGNKRIALAAALIFLWMNDVEIEVEDDQLTDLVFGVARGEVTKSQVAVFLQSHARPAS, from the coding sequence GTGAACAGCGCGGCCAAGGCGGACCCTGTATTCCTGACCCTCGACGAGGTCCTGGCTCTGCACCAAGACCAAGTACGAAGGTATGGCGGCCTACCCGGCATCCGGGAGCAGGGCCTCTTGTCCTCTGCTTTGGGAGCGGTCTCCGCCACCTTTGACGGCCAATTCCTACACCAGAGCCTGTACGAGATGGCTGCAGCCTACCTCTTCCACCTCGCCCAGAATCATCCCTTCATCGACGGCAACAAACGCATCGCTCTCGCCGCAGCTCTGATCTTCCTGTGGATGAATGATGTCGAGATCGAGGTCGAGGACGATCAGCTGACCGATCTCGTGTTTGGCGTCGCGCGGGGAGAGGTCACGAAATCCCAGGTGGCCGTCTTCCTACAAAGCCACGCCAGACCTGCTTCCTAG
- a CDS encoding NAD(P)/FAD-dependent oxidoreductase, with protein MDTYDVIVIGAGFGGLATALTLAEEGARVLLVETLGYPGGCASTYERRGYRFESGATLFSGFGEGQLMERWTRRHGLTVEHRVLDPVVELRAPGWSLSVPPRREELVARLCALPGAPEAGIEAFFDLQRRVADALWGLFSEPRLLPPFGLRELWEHARRLPSYLPLAGLVGRPVGQVLKRYGLESFEPLVTYLDATCQITVQAGVAEAEAPFALAAMDYYFRGTGHVHGGVGRLAESLVQAIRGCGGEVAFFERAEGLTPSAGGWRLRTRRRTVAAGAVVANLLPQALEQLLPDLLGGLTPWRLRQLAQRVEDGWGAAMLYLALPPDSLERSSAHHLELVQDPTRPLLEGNHLFCSVSAADETGRTPDDGRTVTVSTHVPMQALQAGGREHRAVYVEQVQERMRQGLRTLAPELAAAVEHQLTASPRTFERFTGRPEGYVGGIPRRAGLSNYRNLAPRPILPGLFLVGDSVFPGQSTLATALGGVKVAQRVLAREL; from the coding sequence ATGGATACTTACGATGTAATCGTCATCGGTGCCGGCTTCGGAGGCCTCGCCACCGCTTTGACCCTGGCGGAGGAGGGAGCCCGGGTGTTGTTGGTGGAGACGCTGGGCTATCCCGGCGGATGCGCCTCCACCTACGAACGCCGTGGCTACCGTTTCGAGAGCGGTGCCACCCTCTTCTCGGGCTTCGGCGAAGGTCAGCTGATGGAGCGCTGGACTCGCCGTCACGGCCTGACGGTGGAGCATCGGGTGCTGGACCCGGTGGTAGAGCTACGGGCTCCCGGCTGGAGTCTGTCGGTGCCGCCCCGCCGGGAGGAGTTGGTGGCGCGGTTGTGTGCTCTGCCGGGAGCTCCGGAAGCGGGCATCGAAGCTTTCTTCGACCTCCAGCGGCGGGTGGCGGACGCGCTGTGGGGGCTGTTTTCGGAACCGCGTCTGCTGCCCCCTTTCGGTCTGCGGGAGCTTTGGGAGCACGCCCGTCGGCTGCCCTCCTATCTGCCGCTGGCGGGTTTGGTGGGGCGCCCGGTGGGCCAGGTGCTGAAGCGCTACGGTCTGGAGAGCTTCGAGCCGCTGGTGACCTATCTCGACGCCACCTGCCAGATCACCGTGCAGGCGGGGGTGGCGGAGGCGGAGGCGCCCTTCGCTCTCGCCGCCATGGATTATTACTTCCGCGGTACCGGACACGTCCACGGCGGCGTCGGCCGGCTGGCGGAATCCTTGGTGCAGGCGATTCGCGGCTGCGGTGGGGAGGTGGCATTCTTCGAGCGCGCCGAGGGGCTGACGCCGTCCGCGGGGGGCTGGCGGTTACGTACCCGGCGGCGGACGGTGGCGGCCGGAGCGGTGGTGGCGAATCTGCTGCCCCAGGCGTTGGAGCAGCTGCTCCCGGACCTCTTGGGCGGACTCACGCCGTGGCGGTTGCGGCAGCTGGCTCAGCGGGTGGAGGACGGCTGGGGGGCGGCCATGCTCTATCTCGCCCTGCCCCCGGACAGTCTCGAGCGATCGTCGGCTCATCATTTGGAGTTGGTGCAGGACCCGACCCGGCCGCTGCTCGAAGGCAATCACCTCTTTTGTAGCGTCAGCGCCGCTGACGAGACCGGGCGCACCCCCGACGATGGTCGCACGGTGACGGTGTCCACCCACGTACCCATGCAGGCTCTGCAGGCCGGCGGCCGAGAGCACCGGGCGGTCTATGTGGAGCAGGTGCAGGAGCGCATGCGGCAGGGGCTGCGCACCTTGGCGCCGGAGCTGGCGGCGGCGGTGGAGCATCAGCTCACCGCCAGCCCCCGGACCTTCGAGCGCTTCACCGGCCGTCCGGAAGGCTATGTCGGCGGCATCCCCCGCCGGGCCGGTTTGTCCAACTATCGGAATCTCGCGCCCCGCCCGATCCTCCCGGGCCTCTTCTTGGTGGGCGACTCGGTCTTCCCCGGCCAGAGCACCCTCGCTACCGCTCTCGGCGGGGTGAAGGTGGCGCAGCGGGTTCTCGCACGAGAGCTCTGA
- the ade gene encoding adenine deaminase, with protein MELASLIRYARGDEPVDLLIKNARVVNVLSGEILPTDVALVRSRIVGLGDYEARETLDLEGAYLAPGFIDAHVHVESAMVPPSEFARAVVPRGTTAVITDPHEIANVLGLDGIRFMFENAKHGPLSMYVMASSCVPATNMETSGAVLHSYDLTSLKSDPWVLGLAEVMNFPGVIHGDEEVLAKLRTFSEMVVDGHCPGLSGKELQAYAAAGIQSDHECTTVEEAREKLRLGMTIFIREATNARNLKTLLPLVDQNNHHRICFCTDDRQPADLLDEGHIDFMVRTAIAEGIDPIVAIRMATCNTADYFRLRDRGCIAPGRRADLIAFHDLEAPRPHLVFRGGQLVAKDGAMVVPRREVPTRVLRGTMNVAWRSLDLTIPAEGETVRVIGAVPNQLVTESLTAQAKIVDGQAVSDPSQDLIKMAVIERHLASGAIGKGFVRGLGLQRGALASSVAHDHHNLVVVGADDESMITAARRCARLGGGLVVAEGETVLAEVPLPVGGLMSTEPIEKVRQQLDKALEAAGTLGSTLHDPFMAMSFLALEVIPSLKLTDQGLVDVDRFEIVPLWVA; from the coding sequence ATGGAACTGGCATCCCTGATTCGATACGCCCGCGGCGACGAGCCCGTCGACCTGTTGATCAAGAACGCGCGGGTGGTCAACGTGCTCAGCGGCGAGATCCTGCCCACCGACGTCGCCCTGGTGCGCTCCCGCATCGTCGGCCTCGGAGATTACGAAGCTCGGGAGACCCTCGATCTGGAAGGGGCCTACCTGGCGCCGGGCTTCATCGACGCCCACGTGCACGTGGAGAGCGCCATGGTGCCGCCCTCCGAATTCGCCCGGGCGGTGGTCCCCCGGGGCACGACGGCGGTGATCACCGACCCCCACGAGATCGCCAACGTCCTGGGCCTGGACGGCATCCGCTTCATGTTCGAGAACGCCAAGCACGGACCCTTGAGCATGTACGTCATGGCCTCCTCCTGCGTGCCCGCCACCAACATGGAAACCAGCGGCGCGGTGCTCCATTCCTATGATCTGACCTCCCTCAAATCCGACCCCTGGGTGCTGGGCTTGGCGGAGGTGATGAACTTCCCCGGCGTGATCCACGGTGACGAGGAGGTGCTGGCCAAGCTGCGGACTTTCAGCGAGATGGTGGTGGACGGTCACTGCCCCGGCCTCAGCGGCAAGGAGCTCCAGGCCTATGCCGCCGCCGGCATCCAGAGCGACCACGAGTGCACCACCGTCGAGGAGGCGCGGGAGAAGCTCCGTCTGGGCATGACCATCTTCATCCGCGAGGCGACCAACGCCCGCAACCTCAAGACCCTGCTGCCGCTGGTGGATCAGAACAATCATCACCGCATCTGCTTCTGCACCGACGACCGACAGCCGGCGGACCTGCTGGACGAAGGCCACATCGACTTCATGGTGCGCACCGCCATCGCCGAGGGCATCGACCCCATCGTCGCCATCCGCATGGCCACCTGCAACACCGCCGACTACTTCCGGCTGCGGGACCGCGGCTGCATCGCCCCGGGCCGGCGGGCGGACCTCATCGCCTTCCACGACCTCGAGGCACCGCGGCCCCACCTGGTCTTCCGCGGCGGTCAGCTGGTGGCCAAGGACGGCGCCATGGTGGTGCCCCGGCGGGAGGTGCCCACCCGGGTGCTGCGGGGCACCATGAACGTCGCCTGGCGCTCCCTCGACCTGACGATCCCCGCCGAGGGGGAGACGGTGCGGGTGATCGGCGCAGTGCCCAACCAACTGGTCACCGAAAGCCTCACCGCCCAAGCCAAGATCGTCGACGGCCAGGCCGTCTCCGATCCCTCCCAAGACCTGATCAAGATGGCGGTCATCGAGCGCCATCTGGCCTCCGGCGCCATCGGCAAGGGTTTCGTCCGTGGTCTCGGCCTACAGCGCGGCGCCCTCGCCTCCTCCGTCGCCCACGATCACCACAACCTGGTGGTGGTGGGTGCCGACGACGAGTCCATGATCACCGCCGCCCGGCGCTGTGCCCGGCTGGGGGGCGGGCTGGTGGTCGCGGAGGGAGAGACGGTGCTGGCGGAAGTGCCGCTGCCGGTGGGCGGATTGATGAGCACCGAACCCATCGAAAAGGTACGGCAGCAGCTCGACAAGGCTCTGGAGGCCGCCGGCACCCTCGGCTCTACCCTCCACGACCCGTTCATGGCCATGAGTTTCCTGGCCCTGGAGGTGATCCCGTCCCTCAAGCTCACCGATCAGGGGCTGGTGGACGTGGACCGCTTCGAGATCGTTCCGCTGTGGGTAGCCTGA
- the lspA gene encoding signal peptidase II — protein sequence MSSENSLNPTAANPQPAASGRKWILFAAVVLTILALDLATKSWALGALEPRGPTIYGLGFIPLTLHFNTGGLWGIGSGSVSRWLFSIASFAALALLVHLYRSTDRRHPLRLITIPMIAAGALGNLVDRLRWDRGVVDFIGPVDLGFMHWPIFNVADMAISCCTILLVISLWRDPGEPQPAMRGKTPGQAVEETPAGG from the coding sequence ATGAGCTCCGAGAACTCCCTGAACCCGACCGCTGCCAATCCCCAACCCGCGGCTTCCGGCCGCAAGTGGATCCTTTTCGCCGCGGTGGTGCTCACCATCTTGGCGCTGGATCTGGCGACCAAATCCTGGGCTCTGGGAGCCCTGGAGCCCCGGGGGCCGACGATCTACGGCCTCGGCTTCATCCCCCTGACCCTGCACTTCAACACCGGCGGCCTGTGGGGCATCGGCAGCGGCAGCGTCTCCCGCTGGCTTTTCTCCATCGCCTCCTTCGCGGCGCTGGCACTGCTAGTGCACCTCTACCGCAGCACCGACCGCCGGCACCCGCTACGCCTGATCACCATCCCCATGATCGCCGCCGGCGCCCTGGGCAACCTGGTGGACCGCCTGCGCTGGGATCGCGGGGTGGTGGATTTCATCGGCCCGGTGGATCTGGGCTTCATGCACTGGCCCATCTTCAACGTCGCCGACATGGCCATCAGCTGCTGCACCATTCTGCTGGTGATCTCGCTGTGGCGGGATCCGGGGGAGCCCCAGCCGGCGATGCGAGGGAAAACTCCCGGCCAAGCCGTCGAAGAAACCCCCGCCGGCGGATGA